In Rhodococcus pseudokoreensis, the DNA window CCGAGCGGGGGCTCGATCATCGCGCCGAGCTTGACGGCTTCGCCGAACGGCAGGTCCTCGGCCTCGACCTTGGCGCGGACCTCGGGATCGACCTGCTTGAGGTGCAGGTAGCCGATCCGTTCGGGGGCCCGCTCGATGATCGCGAGGTTGTCGCCGCCGCAGTAGCTGATGTGGCCGGTGTCGAGGCAGAGGTTCACGAATTCGCTGTCGGTGCCGTCGAGGAAGCGGTACACGTTCTCCTCGGTGTCGACGTGGCTGTCGGCGTGCGGGTGGTACTGCGCCTTCACGCCGTACTGCTCGAACATCTTCTTGCCCAGCTCGTTCATGCCGCCGGTCTTCTTCTTCCACTGCTCCGCGGTGAGGTTGCGGTCCTCGAGCACCTCGCCGGTGCCCGGGTCGCGCCACATCTCCGGGATCACGACCACGTGTTTGCCGCCGACGGCGGCGGTCAGCTTCGCGACGTCCTCGATCTGGGTCCATACGGCATCCCAGGAATCGTCCTGGTGCAGGTGCTCGAAGACGGTGCCTGCCGACAGCTTCAGATTGTGGGTGGCGAGTTCGTCGCGGAGTTGCTGCGGGTCGGTGGGCAGGTAGCCGTACGGCCCCAGCTCGATCCACTCGTAACCGGATGCGGACACTTCGTCGAGGAACCGGCCGTACGGGGTCTGCTGCGGGTCTTCCGGGAACCACACGCCCCAGGAGTCGGGGGCCGATCCGACGCGAATGACGCTCATCGGGAAATCCTTTCGAAAGTTCTGCTGGGGGCGGGTCAGTTGCCGGACGGGCGGAGGAACGGACGCTGGATCTTCTTCCACTGCGCGTACGTCTCGTACGCGTTCTGCGTGGACTCGAGGGTGCTGGTCGAGCTGACCGGCACGTCCCACCAGGATTCGCTGTCCGGGGCGGCGATCCGCGGGTCCGTCTCGACGTGGATGACGGTGGTCCTGTCGCTCGCCTTCGCCACCTTGACGGCGTCGGTGAACTCGGCGGCCGTGTTCGCACGGATGACGTCGGCGCCGAGGCTCGCCGCGTTGGCCGCCAGATCGACGGGCAGGATGTCGCCGTCGAGCCGGCCGGAGTCGCCCCGGTAGCGGTAGTCGGTGCCGAAACGCTGGGAGCCGAGCGACTCCGACAGCGATCCGATGGACGCGAAACCGTGATTCTGCACGAGGACCACGATGACCTTGACGTTCTCCTGCACGGCCGTGACGAGTTCGGTGGCCATCATCAGGTAGGAGCCGTCGCCGACCATGATGAACACGTCGCGGTCGGGGCACGCCATCTTGGCGCCGATGCCGCCGGCGACCTCGTAGCCCATGCAGGAGAAGCCGTATTCGACGTGGTAACCCTTCGAGTCCCGGGTGCGCCACAGCTTGTGCAGGTCGCCGGGCATCGAACCGGCGGCGCACACGACGACGTCGCGCGGATCCGACAGCGTGTTGGCGAGACCGATGACCTGGTTCTGGTTCAGGCCGAGCGAGTCGTCGTCGATCTGGTAGACCGCGTCGACGGTGGACTCCCAGTGCGCGGCAAGTTCTGCAGTGCGCGAACGGTACTCGTCGGACACCCGGTAGTCGCCCAGTGCCTCGGCGAGGGCCTCGAGCGTCTCGCGGGCGTCCGCGACGACGCTGACGCCGCCCTGCTTCACCGAATCGATCGACGCCACGTTGATGTTGACGAACCGCACCTCGGGGTTGTTGAACGCGGTGCGCGACGCCGTGGTGAAGTCGCTGTAGCGCGTGCCGATGCCGATGATCACGTCGGCCTCGGTGGCGAGCGCGTTGGCCGCGGTCGTGCCCGTCGAGCCGATCGCCCCGACCGACTGCGGGTGGTCGTACGGCAGTGAACCCTTACCGGCCTGACTCTGGCCGACGGGAATGCCGGTCGACTCGACGAACGAGGCCAGCGTCTCGGTGGCGCCGGAGTAGATGAGGCCACCGCCCGCGACGATCAGCGGCTTCTTCGCCGACCGGATGACGTCCGCGGCCCGTGCGATCGCCGACTTCTCGGGGAGCGGCCGGGCGACGTGCCACGTGCGCTCGGCGAACATCGATTCGGGCCAGTCGAACGCCTCCGCCTGCACGTCCTGCGGGATGGCGACGGTGGCCGCACCCGTCTCGACGGGGTCGGTGAGGACGCGCATCGCACCGAGCAGCGCCGACGGCAACTGTTCGGGCCGCCACACGCGG includes these proteins:
- a CDS encoding sugar phosphate isomerase/epimerase family protein, with protein sequence MSVIRVGSAPDSWGVWFPEDPQQTPYGRFLDEVSASGYEWIELGPYGYLPTDPQQLRDELATHNLKLSAGTVFEHLHQDDSWDAVWTQIEDVAKLTAAVGGKHVVVIPEMWRDPGTGEVLEDRNLTAEQWKKKTGGMNELGKKMFEQYGVKAQYHPHADSHVDTEENVYRFLDGTDSEFVNLCLDTGHISYCGGDNLAIIERAPERIGYLHLKQVDPEVRAKVEAEDLPFGEAVKLGAMIEPPLGIPDLPPLLAAIEKLDIDVFAIVEQDLYPCAVDVPLPIAQRTRKYLGSCGIPSVKFV
- the iolD gene encoding 3D-(3,5/4)-trihydroxycyclohexane-1,2-dione acylhydrolase (decyclizing) translates to MTVVSTAPMSASKNPNAEGTVHLTVAQATIRFLANQYVERDGERTKFFAGCFGIFGHGNVAGLGQALLQAEIDAVEAGTEPELPYVLGRNEQAMVHSAVAYARQKDRLQTWAVSASVGPGSTNMLTGAALATINRLPVLLLPADTFATRASAPVLQELELPSSGDVTVNDAFKPLSRYFDRVWRPEQLPSALLGAMRVLTDPVETGAATVAIPQDVQAEAFDWPESMFAERTWHVARPLPEKSAIARAADVIRSAKKPLIVAGGGLIYSGATETLASFVESTGIPVGQSQAGKGSLPYDHPQSVGAIGSTGTTAANALATEADVIIGIGTRYSDFTTASRTAFNNPEVRFVNINVASIDSVKQGGVSVVADARETLEALAEALGDYRVSDEYRSRTAELAAHWESTVDAVYQIDDDSLGLNQNQVIGLANTLSDPRDVVVCAAGSMPGDLHKLWRTRDSKGYHVEYGFSCMGYEVAGGIGAKMACPDRDVFIMVGDGSYLMMATELVTAVQENVKVIVVLVQNHGFASIGSLSESLGSQRFGTDYRYRGDSGRLDGDILPVDLAANAASLGADVIRANTAAEFTDAVKVAKASDRTTVIHVETDPRIAAPDSESWWDVPVSSTSTLESTQNAYETYAQWKKIQRPFLRPSGN